From the Chryseobacterium viscerum genome, one window contains:
- a CDS encoding ABC transporter permease, protein MEIKEENIINIHNFLPHREPMLMADYILELTKEKVVTSFEIKEDNIFVHNNEFAEAGLIENLAQTCSSILGQSFFENPEADTKVIGFITNIKKIEIFALPKVNDKIISKASLISQFENICHIFCETFNNDELLIRAEINLFIQEIKS, encoded by the coding sequence ATGGAAATAAAGGAAGAGAATATCATCAATATACACAACTTTTTACCGCATCGTGAACCGATGCTTATGGCAGACTACATTCTTGAGCTGACCAAAGAAAAAGTAGTGACTTCCTTTGAAATAAAAGAAGATAACATATTTGTTCACAACAATGAGTTTGCTGAAGCCGGATTAATTGAAAATCTGGCACAAACCTGCTCTTCTATCCTTGGACAAAGCTTCTTTGAAAATCCTGAAGCAGATACAAAAGTAATCGGGTTTATTACCAATATCAAGAAAATTGAAATTTTTGCCCTTCCAAAAGTAAATGACAAAATCATTTCTAAAGCATCACTTATTTCACAATTTGAGAACATCTGCCACATCTTCTGTGAAACATTTAATAATGATGAATTATTGATCAGAGCGGAAATCAACCTGTTTATTCAGGAAATAAAGTCGTAA
- a CDS encoding M16 family metallopeptidase, whose product MKKFFISVSLFCMISAMAQKFETQKLTDAQGYTYETVKNDQAGVRVYTLKNGLKVYLAKNDDAPRIQTYIPVRTGSNNDPSDNTGLAHYLEHMVFKGTSHLGTQDWEKEKILLKQISDLYEQHKAEKDPEKKKELYKKIDEVSQEASRYAIANEYDKAISSLGATGTNAHTSLDETVYKNNIPSNELEKWLRVEKERFSELVLRLFHTELEAVYEEYNRAQDNDSRLVFYSLMQALFPKHPNGQQTTIGTSEHLKSPSMEAIHKYFDTYYVPNNMAVVLVGDLDYDKTIKLVDQYFGAFKYKELPMKKMVTEESMTSIVTRTVKSPTTPRMTIAWRTDSYGTQEARLADVVSEILSNRGDAGLIDLNINQKQKTLGAGAYESPYKMYGTFGLVVTPKEGQSFDEAKKLLMDQLDLVKKGQFPDWMLKAIVNDKKVQRMKSWETADGLATELYDSYINVRTWEQELDEINQYDKITKADVVKFANDFYKDNYVVIYKEKGVNDKLVRVQNPGITPIKLNREAQSPFLKDILNTKVPEIKPEFIDFKTAIQTSKIKDKTVSFVKNKYNEIAQISYVFPFGTDNDKELSIAGTLFEYLGTDKYTPEQLKEEFYKLGISYSLRTSNDQMIVTLSGLESNMKKGVELMNHWMTNVKADKAIYAQTVKTILESRAAGKKDKVRIMAALSNYAKYGKNSRMTDIVSKERLESIDAVELMKKVKTLNQYPYQVFLYGQDQAGLEKAVKPFITNTSLQPAQAKEYTEPATEGKVYFTNYDMVQMEMSKVAKANTVNLGNFGKANVFNEYFGRGLSSIVFQEIRESKSLAYTAYVSYAAASEKGKANYVMNYIGTQANKLPLAVNAMNDLMVSLPQIPAQFENARGSALKQIASNRINRTNIFFNQLALKKLGVDYDLRKDVYAEIQGLTLPQLTGFYNTEVKPVKYNTAIIGKKENLNMESINKMGEFNEVSLEEIFGY is encoded by the coding sequence ATGAAAAAGTTTTTTATTTCTGTTTCGCTTTTCTGTATGATCAGCGCAATGGCACAGAAATTTGAGACCCAAAAGCTCACAGATGCTCAAGGGTACACTTATGAAACTGTAAAGAACGACCAGGCCGGTGTACGTGTATATACACTGAAAAACGGATTAAAGGTTTATCTGGCAAAAAATGATGATGCCCCAAGAATTCAAACTTATATTCCGGTAAGAACTGGATCAAATAACGATCCAAGTGATAATACAGGATTGGCTCACTACCTTGAGCACATGGTTTTTAAAGGAACTTCACATCTGGGAACTCAGGACTGGGAAAAAGAAAAAATTTTACTAAAGCAGATATCTGATCTTTATGAACAGCATAAAGCGGAAAAAGATCCTGAAAAAAAGAAAGAACTTTATAAAAAAATTGATGAAGTTTCTCAGGAAGCCTCTAGATATGCCATTGCTAATGAATATGATAAAGCCATTTCTTCTCTGGGAGCTACAGGAACGAATGCCCATACATCCTTGGATGAAACGGTTTATAAAAACAATATCCCTTCCAACGAATTGGAAAAATGGTTAAGAGTAGAGAAAGAGCGTTTTTCAGAACTGGTATTACGTCTTTTCCATACAGAACTTGAAGCGGTATATGAGGAGTACAACAGAGCACAGGATAATGACAGCCGCCTTGTATTCTATTCATTAATGCAGGCTCTTTTTCCAAAACACCCGAACGGACAGCAAACGACAATAGGTACTTCGGAGCACTTGAAGAGTCCTTCTATGGAAGCTATCCATAAGTATTTTGATACCTATTATGTGCCTAATAATATGGCTGTAGTATTGGTTGGAGATTTGGATTATGATAAAACTATAAAATTAGTTGATCAGTATTTCGGTGCATTCAAATACAAAGAGCTTCCAATGAAAAAAATGGTTACGGAAGAGTCGATGACCAGTATTGTTACAAGAACTGTAAAAAGCCCTACAACACCAAGAATGACGATTGCATGGAGAACAGATTCTTACGGAACGCAGGAAGCAAGACTGGCAGATGTAGTATCTGAAATTTTAAGCAACAGAGGAGATGCGGGATTAATTGACCTTAATATCAACCAAAAGCAAAAAACGCTTGGAGCAGGAGCTTATGAATCTCCTTACAAAATGTATGGTACATTTGGATTGGTAGTAACTCCTAAAGAAGGACAAAGCTTTGATGAAGCTAAAAAACTTCTGATGGATCAGCTGGATCTTGTGAAAAAAGGACAGTTTCCGGACTGGATGCTGAAAGCTATCGTAAATGATAAAAAAGTTCAGCGTATGAAAAGCTGGGAAACTGCTGACGGATTAGCTACTGAGCTTTATGATTCTTATATCAACGTAAGAACATGGGAACAGGAGCTGGATGAGATCAACCAGTATGACAAGATCACGAAAGCTGATGTTGTGAAGTTTGCCAACGATTTCTATAAGGACAATTATGTTGTTATTTATAAAGAAAAAGGAGTGAATGATAAGCTTGTCCGTGTACAGAATCCGGGAATTACGCCTATTAAACTGAACAGAGAAGCTCAGTCTCCTTTCCTTAAAGATATTCTGAATACAAAAGTACCGGAAATTAAACCTGAATTTATTGATTTTAAAACAGCTATTCAGACTTCAAAAATCAAAGATAAGACGGTAAGCTTTGTGAAGAACAAATATAATGAGATTGCTCAGATAAGTTATGTTTTCCCTTTCGGAACAGATAATGATAAAGAACTTTCCATCGCAGGAACTCTTTTTGAATATCTTGGAACGGATAAATATACTCCGGAGCAGCTGAAAGAAGAATTTTATAAGTTGGGAATCAGTTACAGCCTGAGAACTTCCAATGATCAGATGATCGTTACATTAAGCGGTCTTGAAAGTAATATGAAGAAAGGGGTAGAGCTGATGAACCACTGGATGACGAATGTAAAAGCTGATAAAGCTATTTATGCTCAAACGGTAAAAACAATTCTTGAATCAAGAGCTGCAGGTAAGAAAGATAAAGTGAGAATTATGGCTGCTCTTTCCAACTATGCTAAATATGGTAAAAACTCAAGAATGACAGATATCGTTTCCAAAGAACGTCTTGAGAGCATTGACGCTGTAGAATTGATGAAGAAAGTGAAAACGCTGAACCAATATCCTTATCAGGTGTTTCTTTACGGACAGGATCAGGCTGGTTTGGAAAAAGCAGTGAAGCCTTTTATCACGAATACAAGCCTTCAGCCAGCACAGGCAAAAGAATATACTGAACCGGCTACAGAAGGAAAAGTTTACTTCACGAACTATGACATGGTACAAATGGAAATGTCTAAAGTGGCAAAGGCCAATACCGTAAACCTTGGCAATTTTGGGAAAGCAAATGTTTTCAATGAATACTTCGGAAGAGGGCTATCTTCTATCGTTTTCCAGGAAATCAGAGAAAGCAAATCATTGGCTTATACAGCTTACGTTTCTTATGCAGCTGCTTCGGAAAAAGGTAAAGCAAACTATGTGATGAATTATATCGGAACACAGGCAAACAAGCTTCCTTTAGCAGTAAACGCCATGAATGATTTAATGGTGTCTTTACCACAAATTCCGGCTCAGTTTGAAAATGCAAGAGGTTCTGCATTAAAACAGATTGCATCCAACAGAATCAACAGAACGAATATCTTCTTCAATCAGTTAGCGTTGAAAAAACTAGGGGTTGATTATGATTTGAGAAAAGATGTCTATGCTGAAATCCAGGGACTGACATTGCCGCAGCTTACAGGATTCTACAATACTGAGGTGAAACCTGTAAAATATAATACAGCCATCATCGGGAAGAAAGAAAACCTGAATATGGAATCTATCAACAAAATGGGAGAATTCAACGAAGTATCTCTTGAAGAGATCTTCGGGTATTAA
- a CDS encoding BtrH N-terminal domain-containing protein, giving the protein MKLNFEHHQTAHCENGVASNLLLNKGLKLSEPMIFGIGSGLFFVYLPFLKVNFAPGFSYRPMPGAIFSKAAKRLGIKIKREKFSNPKDAQKALERNLEQNIPTGLQVGVFNLTYFPEEYKFHFNAHNLVVYGKEDGKFLISDPVMDYTTSLSEAELEKVRYAKGALPPKGHMYYPIYVPENVNLEEAIRKGIKDTCKNMLAPVPLIGVKAMRWVAKSIPKWAEKKGTKVTNHYLGQLIRMQEEIGTGGGGFRFIYGAFLQEAAVILKKDELKELSKEITSIGDLWRDFAVDIARVYKNRNSKSNIYNELSKTMLHIADLEEAFYKKLRKAI; this is encoded by the coding sequence ATGAAATTAAACTTTGAACACCATCAGACTGCGCATTGCGAAAACGGTGTTGCTTCTAATCTACTGCTTAATAAAGGCCTGAAACTAAGCGAACCTATGATTTTCGGAATCGGTTCCGGACTGTTTTTTGTCTATCTTCCTTTTTTAAAGGTGAATTTTGCTCCGGGCTTCAGCTATCGTCCGATGCCGGGTGCTATTTTCAGCAAAGCAGCTAAAAGATTAGGAATTAAAATTAAAAGAGAAAAGTTCTCAAATCCTAAAGATGCCCAAAAAGCTCTTGAAAGAAATCTGGAACAAAATATACCTACCGGTCTTCAGGTGGGGGTTTTCAACCTTACTTATTTTCCCGAAGAATACAAATTCCACTTCAATGCCCATAACCTTGTGGTGTACGGAAAAGAAGACGGAAAATTTCTGATCAGTGATCCGGTAATGGATTATACGACTTCCCTTTCTGAAGCAGAACTGGAAAAAGTGAGATATGCCAAAGGAGCACTTCCTCCAAAAGGACATATGTATTATCCTATTTATGTTCCTGAAAATGTGAATCTTGAAGAAGCTATCAGAAAAGGAATCAAGGATACTTGCAAAAATATGCTGGCGCCCGTACCTCTTATTGGTGTAAAAGCTATGAGATGGGTAGCGAAAAGCATCCCGAAATGGGCAGAAAAAAAGGGAACAAAAGTGACCAACCATTATTTGGGACAACTGATCAGAATGCAGGAAGAAATTGGTACCGGAGGCGGAGGATTCAGATTTATTTATGGTGCATTTCTTCAGGAAGCGGCCGTCATCCTTAAAAAGGATGAGCTTAAGGAATTATCAAAAGAAATTACTTCTATTGGTGATCTTTGGAGAGATTTTGCTGTAGATATTGCCCGTGTTTATAAAAACAGAAACTCAAAAAGCAATATCTATAATGAACTTTCAAAAACGATGCTGCACATTGCAGATCTGGAAGAAGCTTTCTATAAAAAACTAAGAAAAGCGATCTGA
- a CDS encoding ABC transporter ATP-binding protein has protein sequence MAENMIEIKNLYKKYKNSDEFSVNDISLSISKNEIYGILGPNGAGKTTLISMLSGLIKPTSGQFTINGLSPHSDGFKIRQIIGIVPQEYALYPTLTAKENLMFFGSLYGLKHNHLKKAIDESLEIMGLSKFANKQVGQFSGGMKRRCNLIAGTLHNPKVLFLDEPTVGVDVQSKKAIIDYLLDLNKQGTCIIYTSHHLSEAEEFCTKIAIIDHGKIHAVGTPEELVNRVASAENLEDVFISLTGKELRDVVV, from the coding sequence ATGGCTGAAAATATGATTGAGATCAAAAACTTATATAAGAAATACAAAAATTCTGATGAGTTTTCTGTGAATGATATTTCTTTGAGTATCAGTAAAAATGAAATCTATGGAATTCTCGGACCGAACGGAGCAGGGAAAACTACATTGATTTCAATGCTTTCAGGACTGATAAAGCCTACTTCAGGACAATTTACGATCAATGGTCTATCTCCACATTCAGATGGATTCAAAATAAGACAGATTATCGGAATTGTTCCACAGGAATATGCATTATACCCAACGCTTACCGCTAAAGAAAACCTAATGTTTTTCGGAAGCCTGTATGGTTTAAAACACAATCATCTCAAAAAAGCTATTGATGAATCCCTGGAAATCATGGGACTTTCAAAATTTGCCAACAAGCAGGTAGGACAATTTTCAGGAGGAATGAAACGCAGATGTAACCTCATCGCCGGAACCCTTCACAATCCTAAAGTTTTATTTCTGGATGAACCAACTGTAGGTGTGGATGTTCAGTCTAAAAAAGCAATTATTGATTATCTTTTAGATTTAAATAAACAGGGAACATGCATTATTTATACTTCCCATCACCTTTCGGAAGCTGAAGAATTCTGTACAAAAATTGCCATCATCGACCATGGAAAAATTCATGCTGTAGGAACACCTGAGGAACTGGTGAACAGAGTAGCAAGCGCTGAAAACCTTGAAGATGTTTTCATTTCATTAACCGGAAAAGAATTAAGAGATGTTGTTGTATAA
- a CDS encoding ABC transporter permease translates to MLLYKLWRSFIKEILLLKRDIGGIVIIFVMPLLLIVTITLIQDSTFKNLEGSKIPIIFIDQDKSEVSKNIKAELENSKTFQLLTNFSEKSAQDAVFSGDYQMAIVIPENLTKDLNSNIDSKVQTIVSSFGLEGDSAKVKTTAPKAKEIHLYFDPATNAGFKNSVMNSVNKMVFEIENKKIYKAFQDQLGTTENLDENKNLISFKEITPKKGEMDVMPNSVQHNVPAWTLFAIFFIVVPLSINLVKEKSQGTSVRARISPTPYFVHILGKTFTYLIICIIQFLLMVAVGIYLFPYMDLPAFDVSGKMFQLVTVTLFAGLAAIGFGVLLGTIADTQEQSAPFGATSVVVLAAIGGIWVPVFLMPEFMQTVAKFSPMNWGLNAYYDIILRNSGIGGIAKELVFLFLFYIATVAISIFYERKQNAV, encoded by the coding sequence ATGTTGTTGTATAAACTGTGGAGAAGTTTTATTAAGGAGATTCTTCTGCTGAAAAGAGATATTGGGGGAATTGTCATCATCTTTGTGATGCCTTTGCTTTTGATTGTAACCATTACCCTTATTCAGGATTCTACCTTTAAAAATCTTGAAGGATCAAAGATTCCGATCATTTTTATTGATCAGGACAAATCTGAAGTTTCAAAAAATATAAAAGCGGAACTGGAAAACAGCAAAACATTCCAGCTGCTGACCAATTTCAGTGAAAAATCTGCTCAGGATGCTGTTTTTTCAGGAGATTATCAGATGGCAATTGTCATTCCGGAAAATTTAACGAAAGATTTAAATTCCAATATTGATTCTAAAGTTCAGACCATTGTAAGTTCATTCGGACTGGAAGGAGACTCCGCAAAAGTAAAAACAACAGCTCCTAAAGCGAAAGAAATTCATTTATACTTTGACCCTGCTACCAATGCAGGATTCAAGAATTCTGTGATGAATTCTGTGAATAAAATGGTTTTTGAAATAGAAAATAAAAAGATCTACAAAGCATTTCAGGATCAGCTGGGAACTACGGAAAATCTTGATGAAAATAAAAACCTGATCAGCTTTAAAGAAATCACTCCCAAGAAAGGAGAAATGGATGTTATGCCGAATTCTGTTCAGCACAACGTTCCTGCATGGACTCTTTTTGCGATCTTCTTTATTGTAGTCCCTTTATCCATCAATCTGGTAAAAGAAAAAAGCCAGGGAACGAGCGTAAGAGCCAGAATAAGCCCTACACCCTATTTTGTACATATTTTAGGAAAAACATTTACCTACCTTATCATCTGTATTATTCAGTTTTTACTGATGGTTGCTGTAGGAATTTATCTTTTCCCTTATATGGACCTTCCTGCATTTGATGTTTCCGGAAAAATGTTCCAGCTTGTAACGGTAACGCTGTTTGCGGGATTAGCGGCTATTGGATTTGGTGTCTTATTAGGAACTATTGCCGATACCCAGGAACAGTCTGCCCCATTCGGAGCAACCTCTGTAGTTGTTTTGGCAGCTATCGGCGGAATCTGGGTTCCTGTATTTTTAATGCCGGAATTCATGCAGACCGTAGCCAAATTCTCTCCTATGAACTGGGGATTGAATGCCTATTATGATATTATTTTAAGAAACAGCGGAATCGGCGGAATTGCCAAAGAATTGGTTTTCCTTTTCTTATTCTATATTGCCACCGTAGCCATTTCCATTTTTTACGAAAGAAAACAAAATGCAGTCTAA
- a CDS encoding acyl-CoA thioesterase produces the protein MQSKENILTCTEEVRVRFNETDPLGIVWHGHYIVYFEDGREAFGRLHGLTYLDIQNAGFVTPIVKSTCEHFLPLKYGETFRIVTTYVNSISAKLIYKYEIFNNEDQLVCSGETIQVFLDSNGSLCLYNPEFFQNWKDKMGLS, from the coding sequence ATGCAGTCTAAAGAAAATATATTAACCTGTACTGAAGAAGTAAGAGTACGATTCAATGAAACAGATCCGCTGGGAATTGTCTGGCATGGGCATTATATCGTATATTTTGAAGACGGAAGAGAAGCTTTCGGGCGTCTGCACGGTCTTACTTATCTTGATATTCAGAATGCGGGATTTGTAACACCTATCGTAAAAAGTACCTGTGAGCATTTTCTCCCTTTAAAATATGGGGAAACTTTCAGGATTGTTACGACTTATGTAAATTCAATATCTGCCAAGCTGATATATAAATATGAAATCTTCAACAATGAAGATCAATTGGTATGCAGCGGAGAAACGATTCAGGTTTTTCTGGACAGTAACGGAAGCTTATGCCTATACAATCCGGAGTTTTTTCAAAACTGGAAAGATAAAATGGGATTATCATGA
- a CDS encoding beta-ketoacyl synthase N-terminal-like domain-containing protein, producing MRKEIYITDYNCVTPLGFNVDSNWNALLEGKSGVALHTIIDNQAAFYASMIDSDKLNEEFNRFFTQNDNDNFTRLEKMLLLSLQPLVEKHPLSEDTALILSTTKGNISLLKNQSELPEGVYLSKLAEKVAVFFGFKTKPIIVSNACVSGVMAISVAKNMIQAGRYKDAFVVAGDELSEFVISGFNSFQAIGSGPCKPYDKNRDGINIGEAAAAVYVTGCHSDEGKISQNEKFKFKVLGDSAINDANHISGPSRTGDGLYASIRNAMAEARVSPEQIDFISAHGTATLYNDEMEAIAFNRMDLQHIPLNSMKGYYGHCLGASGLLESIISMESALHSTLIPSKNFEETGVTQPLNIIRENQTTDITYILKTASGFGGCNAAVVLEKC from the coding sequence ATGAGGAAGGAAATTTACATCACAGACTACAATTGTGTAACTCCGTTGGGCTTCAATGTTGATTCCAACTGGAATGCTCTTTTGGAAGGAAAATCGGGAGTTGCTTTACATACAATCATAGACAATCAGGCTGCTTTTTATGCTTCTATGATTGATTCTGACAAACTGAATGAAGAATTCAATAGATTCTTCACTCAAAATGATAACGATAATTTCACAAGACTGGAAAAAATGCTTCTTTTAAGCTTACAACCTCTTGTTGAAAAACATCCCCTATCAGAAGACACCGCTTTAATCCTTTCCACAACAAAAGGAAATATCAGTCTGCTAAAAAACCAGTCTGAATTACCAGAAGGCGTTTATTTATCAAAATTAGCAGAAAAAGTTGCAGTTTTTTTTGGATTTAAAACAAAACCAATCATCGTTTCCAATGCCTGTGTTTCGGGGGTAATGGCAATTTCTGTTGCCAAGAATATGATTCAGGCAGGAAGATATAAAGATGCCTTTGTGGTAGCAGGTGATGAACTTTCTGAATTTGTTATTTCAGGATTCAACTCATTTCAGGCTATAGGATCAGGCCCCTGCAAGCCTTATGATAAAAACAGAGACGGAATCAATATTGGTGAAGCAGCAGCAGCAGTTTATGTGACTGGTTGTCATTCTGACGAAGGAAAAATCTCACAAAACGAAAAATTCAAATTTAAAGTATTGGGAGACTCTGCGATAAATGATGCCAATCACATTTCCGGGCCTTCAAGAACAGGTGACGGTTTATATGCAAGTATCAGAAATGCAATGGCAGAAGCCCGTGTTTCTCCGGAACAAATCGATTTTATTTCTGCCCACGGAACAGCCACTTTATATAATGATGAAATGGAAGCCATTGCCTTCAACAGAATGGATCTTCAACATATTCCTCTCAACAGTATGAAAGGATATTACGGACATTGTTTGGGTGCATCCGGACTTCTGGAAAGTATTATTTCTATGGAAAGTGCTCTTCACAGCACTTTGATTCCTTCAAAGAATTTTGAAGAAACGGGAGTAACCCAGCCTTTGAACATCATCAGAGAAAACCAAACTACAGATATTACGTATATCCTGAAAACAGCTTCAGGCTTTGGAGGTTGTAATGCAGCTGTTGTGCTTGAAAAATGTTAA
- a CDS encoding 3-oxoacyl-ACP synthase: MKKTNTCTIEHSKITVDGNIVFESQSETFQEFAKEAYKSLDLSYPKFHKMDNLSKLAFLSAETILKDEDHSRTAIVFANRSSSLDTDFKYQESINDQDNFYPSPAIFVYTLPNICVGEISIKHKMQTENAFFVLDEFDENFLNGYSEQILHSGKANKVLCGWVELYQENYKAFVYLLTL, from the coding sequence ATGAAGAAAACAAACACCTGTACCATAGAACATTCAAAGATAACCGTTGACGGAAATATAGTTTTTGAAAGTCAGAGCGAAACTTTCCAGGAATTTGCCAAAGAAGCTTATAAAAGTTTAGATCTCAGCTATCCTAAATTTCATAAAATGGATAATCTGAGCAAACTCGCTTTTCTTTCCGCTGAAACCATTTTGAAAGACGAAGATCACAGCAGAACAGCCATTGTTTTTGCCAACAGATCATCCAGCCTGGATACGGATTTCAAATATCAGGAAAGCATCAACGATCAGGATAATTTCTATCCAAGTCCCGCAATATTTGTCTATACTTTACCCAACATATGTGTAGGAGAAATCAGTATTAAGCACAAAATGCAGACAGAAAATGCTTTTTTTGTTTTGGATGAATTTGATGAAAATTTTTTAAATGGCTATTCTGAACAGATTCTCCACTCCGGAAAAGCCAACAAAGTACTATGCGGCTGGGTAGAATTGTATCAGGAAAATTATAAAGCTTTTGTATATTTGCTAACCTTATAG
- a CDS encoding phosphopantetheine-binding protein gives MENLKTELKHKIIEVLNLEDVSVEEIKDTDPLFGGGLGLDSIDALELIVLLDKDYGIKLADPKKGKEIFQSIDTMAKFIEDNRTK, from the coding sequence ATGGAAAACTTAAAAACAGAATTGAAACACAAAATTATCGAAGTTCTTAATCTTGAAGATGTATCTGTAGAAGAAATTAAAGATACTGATCCGTTGTTCGGAGGAGGATTAGGATTAGATTCTATCGACGCTTTGGAGCTGATCGTTCTTCTTGATAAAGACTACGGGATAAAATTAGCTGATCCTAAGAAAGGAAAGGAAATTTTCCAATCTATCGATACAATGGCAAAATTCATCGAAGACAACAGAACAAAATAA
- a CDS encoding beta-ketoacyl-[acyl-carrier-protein] synthase family protein: MSQKIAITGMGIISSIGNNAEENFISLQSGKHGISDIEMFETRHAGIIKTGEIKLSNEEFVQKLQLDEDNNVTRTSLLGMMAAKEAVESAGISDINSCRTGLISSTSVGGMDITEKYFYSYEDFPEKQKYIDAHDAGNSSLVIADYLGLKGMVSTISTACSSAANAIMMGAKLIKNGVLDRVIVGGTDSLSKFTLNGFNTLMILTDSYNTPFDNDRKGLNLGEAAAFLVLESEEVVKKENKKVLAYLSGYGNANDAHHQTASSENGQGAFLAMHQALKISGLEKENIDYINVHGTATPNNDLSEGIAMIRIFGENNVPEFSSTKAFTGHTLAAAAGIEAVFSILAMQNSVIFPNLNFKTKMEEFDLTPVTELKEKNINHVLSNSFGFGGNCSTLIFSKS, encoded by the coding sequence ATGAGTCAAAAAATTGCCATAACAGGAATGGGCATCATTTCCTCCATTGGAAACAATGCGGAAGAAAATTTTATTTCATTACAATCCGGAAAACATGGAATTTCAGATATTGAAATGTTTGAAACCCGACATGCCGGAATCATTAAAACAGGTGAAATAAAATTATCCAATGAAGAATTTGTACAGAAACTTCAGTTAGATGAAGACAATAATGTTACAAGAACTTCTTTACTGGGAATGATGGCTGCGAAAGAAGCTGTAGAAAGTGCAGGAATTTCAGATATCAACAGCTGCAGAACCGGGCTGATCTCTTCTACCAGTGTAGGAGGAATGGATATTACTGAAAAATATTTCTACTCTTACGAAGACTTTCCTGAAAAGCAAAAATACATTGATGCTCATGATGCCGGAAATTCCTCATTGGTTATTGCTGATTATCTGGGATTAAAAGGTATGGTTTCTACCATCAGTACAGCATGTTCATCAGCTGCCAATGCTATTATGATGGGTGCCAAACTGATTAAAAACGGAGTTTTGGACCGTGTCATTGTCGGGGGAACAGATTCTCTTTCAAAATTTACTTTGAATGGCTTCAATACCCTGATGATTCTTACAGATTCTTACAATACTCCTTTTGACAACGACAGAAAAGGACTGAATCTTGGAGAAGCAGCAGCTTTCCTTGTCCTTGAATCTGAAGAGGTTGTCAAAAAAGAAAATAAAAAAGTTCTTGCTTATCTTTCCGGATACGGAAATGCCAATGATGCACACCATCAGACCGCTTCTTCAGAAAACGGACAAGGTGCATTTTTAGCCATGCATCAGGCTTTGAAAATCTCCGGATTGGAAAAAGAAAATATAGATTACATCAACGTTCACGGCACAGCGACTCCCAACAACGATTTATCTGAGGGAATTGCTATGATAAGAATCTTCGGAGAAAATAATGTTCCTGAATTCAGCTCTACAAAAGCATTTACAGGACATACTCTGGCCGCTGCGGCAGGAATTGAAGCTGTATTTTCAATTTTAGCTATGCAAAACAGCGTTATCTTCCCGAACCTGAATTTTAAAACAAAAATGGAAGAGTTTGACCTTACTCCTGTTACCGAATTGAAAGAGAAAAACATCAATCATGTGCTATCCAACTCTTTCGGATTTGGAGGAAACTGTTCGACCTTAATTTTCTCTAAATCATGA